In a single window of the Pseudoruegeria sp. SHC-113 genome:
- a CDS encoding TRAP transporter small permease has product MATFASNALILQRKLEEIACYVSAMAVATMMSITVLEVFARALFRISVPGSYEYVSLMFVYLIYLGLGFSQRRDAHITVGILYDHMPRRAKKIVEGLYLLIACLFFGALTWTSGVSAFSAYVMGDTVLGIIEVKTWWARAGIPVGLALFSTRFLIQLIDLIKNDVLLEEAAAAEEETN; this is encoded by the coding sequence ATGGCAACGTTTGCAAGCAATGCCTTAATTCTGCAGAGAAAGCTGGAAGAAATCGCCTGCTATGTCTCGGCCATGGCCGTGGCGACGATGATGTCGATCACCGTGCTCGAAGTGTTCGCAAGGGCGCTTTTCCGGATCAGCGTGCCGGGCTCCTATGAATATGTGAGCCTGATGTTCGTCTACCTGATCTACCTCGGGCTTGGCTTCTCCCAGCGCCGCGACGCTCATATCACCGTGGGCATCCTGTATGACCACATGCCCCGCCGCGCCAAGAAGATCGTCGAGGGGCTGTATCTGCTCATCGCCTGCCTGTTCTTTGGGGCCCTCACCTGGACGAGCGGCGTATCGGCCTTCAGCGCCTATGTGATGGGCGACACCGTTCTGGGCATCATCGAGGTCAAGACATGGTGGGCGCGCGCCGGGATCCCCGTCGGGCTGGCGCTGTTCTCCACCCGCTTCCTCATCCAGCTGATCGACCTGATCAAGAACGACGTGCTGCTCGAAGAGGCCGCCGCCGCCGAAGAAGAGACAAACTGA
- the dctP gene encoding TRAP transporter substrate-binding protein DctP — MKLIKTLCAGALAAAASLAAPTLSVAEEINLKYHAFAGVGPSNLATRWFMDEVEKRTEGKVEFTRIFGGPLGKLSGQPENIKVGAFDMGEFSPVYNPGLFPLANVTSLPFMTDNPMAHAQAGHELFKTPTVEAEFTAMNQKYLFPGQWGSIQLLSHDPIRTIEDLKAAKVRAHGGAAEILKELGITVYGIPWGELPAAAERKVVTAAIIGAPADAYAFGFGEIFSYWDNVDWFYFPMPVSINLDTWNALPADVQAIMEQVGNETVEKARTLLEAEEVEARAALMEQTEIVNLEPAEQAKMDAVRDAAWQHWAEAREAEGLPGQAVLDDFRAILSKHGG; from the coding sequence ATGAAACTGATTAAGACACTCTGCGCCGGCGCATTGGCGGCAGCCGCATCGCTGGCCGCGCCGACGCTGTCGGTGGCCGAGGAAATCAACCTCAAGTACCACGCCTTCGCCGGCGTCGGCCCCTCGAACCTTGCCACGCGCTGGTTCATGGACGAGGTGGAGAAACGCACCGAGGGCAAGGTGGAATTCACCCGGATCTTCGGCGGCCCACTGGGCAAGCTGTCGGGCCAGCCGGAAAACATCAAGGTCGGCGCCTTTGACATGGGCGAGTTCTCCCCGGTGTACAATCCGGGCCTGTTCCCGCTGGCGAACGTGACCTCGCTGCCCTTCATGACGGACAACCCGATGGCCCACGCGCAGGCGGGCCACGAGCTGTTCAAGACGCCGACGGTGGAAGCTGAATTCACCGCGATGAACCAGAAATACCTGTTTCCGGGCCAGTGGGGCTCGATCCAGCTGCTGTCCCATGACCCGATCCGCACGATCGAGGATCTAAAGGCCGCTAAGGTGCGCGCCCATGGCGGCGCGGCGGAGATCCTGAAAGAGCTGGGCATCACCGTCTACGGGATCCCGTGGGGCGAGCTGCCTGCCGCCGCAGAGCGCAAGGTCGTGACGGCCGCCATCATCGGCGCACCGGCGGATGCCTATGCCTTCGGCTTCGGCGAGATCTTCAGCTACTGGGACAACGTGGACTGGTTCTACTTCCCGATGCCCGTCTCCATCAACCTTGACACCTGGAACGCGCTTCCGGCGGATGTGCAGGCGATCATGGAGCAGGTCGGCAACGAGACCGTCGAGAAAGCCCGCACCCTTCTGGAGGCCGAAGAGGTTGAGGCGCGCGCAGCCCTGATGGAGCAGACCGAGATCGTCAACCTGGAGCCCGCCGAACAGGCCAAGATGGACGCCGTGCGCGATGCCGCCTGGCAGCACTGGGCGGAGGCCCGCGAGGCCGAGGGCCTGCCCGGCCAGGCCGTGCTGGATGACTTCCGCGCGATCCTGAGCAAGCACGGCGGCTGA
- a CDS encoding OsmC family protein, with protein sequence MAHVMPDLFKIDVKGHAITHARTEMVARGKVVTTDEPPERGGTNLFATPLETMLSSFLGCTNVIANYVAGLLKIKLRGMEFEICGHFDTRGVFGKAEIGTPFPVIELRVVLDTDASDAEIAELQRITGEKCPVSVLLRRAGCEIRESWVRK encoded by the coding sequence ATGGCGCATGTGATGCCAGACCTGTTCAAGATCGACGTGAAAGGCCACGCGATCACCCATGCCCGCACCGAGATGGTCGCGCGCGGCAAGGTGGTGACGACAGACGAGCCGCCGGAGCGCGGGGGCACCAACCTCTTCGCGACCCCGCTGGAGACGATGCTTTCGTCCTTCCTTGGCTGCACAAATGTGATCGCCAACTACGTGGCGGGGCTTCTGAAGATCAAGCTGCGCGGCATGGAGTTTGAGATCTGCGGCCATTTCGATACGCGGGGGGTGTTTGGCAAGGCCGAGATCGGCACGCCCTTCCCGGTGATCGAATTGCGCGTGGTTCTGGACACCGACGCCAGCGATGCCGAAATTGCCGAGCTGCAGCGGATCACCGGGGAAAAATGCCCTGTTTCCGTGCTGTTGCGCCGCGCCGGATGCGAGATCCGCGAAAGCTGGGTGCGCAAGTGA
- a CDS encoding SMP-30/gluconolactonase/LRE family protein, producing MSIEIRKAGMHEIVDADAALEIVAGGFLFTEGPIWHPVAQHLTFSDIPGNALYRLGADGKVTPFRKPSHMGNGNTYDAKGRMLTCQHATSSVTRTEADGSLTTLATHYDGKELNSPNDIVVRRDGLIYFTDPTYGRMEYFGVERPLQMGAQGVYCVTPDGKAITRLADDFAQPNGLCFSLDHKQLYVNDTERKHIRRFDIAEDGTATGGDVWVEVTEGDGEGHPDGMKIDSKGNVYCTGPGGVHVITPQGETLGVIRMAEFTANFAWGGADLTDLYFTSSTALYRIKVKTPGLPLF from the coding sequence ATGAGCATCGAGATCCGCAAGGCGGGGATGCACGAGATCGTCGACGCCGATGCGGCGCTGGAGATCGTGGCCGGGGGCTTCCTGTTCACCGAAGGCCCGATCTGGCACCCGGTCGCGCAGCATCTCACCTTCTCCGACATTCCCGGCAACGCGCTCTACCGCCTTGGTGCGGACGGCAAGGTCACGCCCTTCCGCAAGCCCAGCCACATGGGCAACGGCAACACCTATGACGCCAAGGGGCGGATGCTGACCTGTCAGCACGCCACAAGCTCGGTCACACGGACGGAAGCGGATGGCAGCCTCACCACGCTGGCCACCCATTACGACGGCAAGGAGCTGAACAGCCCCAACGATATTGTCGTGCGCCGGGACGGGCTGATCTATTTCACCGATCCGACCTACGGGCGGATGGAGTATTTCGGTGTCGAGCGGCCGCTGCAGATGGGGGCGCAGGGGGTTTACTGCGTGACGCCCGATGGCAAGGCGATCACTCGGCTGGCCGATGATTTCGCGCAGCCCAATGGGCTGTGCTTCTCGCTGGATCACAAGCAGCTTTACGTGAACGACACCGAGCGCAAGCACATCCGCCGCTTCGACATTGCCGAGGACGGCACGGCGACGGGCGGGGATGTCTGGGTCGAGGTGACGGAGGGCGACGGCGAGGGCCACCCGGATGGCATGAAGATCGACAGCAAGGGCAATGTCTATTGCACCGGGCCGGGCGGGGTTCATGTGATCACGCCGCAAGGCGAGACGCTGGGCGTGATCCGCATGGCCGAGTTTACCGCGAATTTCGCTTGGGGGGGCGCGGATCTGACGGATCTCTACTTCACCTCCTCCACCGCGCTGTACCGCATCAAGGTCAAGACACCGGGCTTGCCGCTGTTCTGA
- a CDS encoding tautomerase family protein, whose amino-acid sequence MPFVNIRIVKQVIEHDPEGIKDKVQSAVTDSIAEAAGIPKENVWVTFEEVEDTDWFAGGARVKELRAGA is encoded by the coding sequence ATGCCATTCGTCAATATCCGCATCGTGAAACAAGTGATCGAACATGACCCGGAGGGCATCAAGGACAAGGTGCAGAGCGCGGTGACCGACTCCATCGCCGAGGCGGCGGGCATTCCGAAGGAGAACGTCTGGGTCACCTTTGAGGAGGTCGAAGACACCGATTGGTTCGCGGGCGGCGCGCGCGTGAAGGAACTGAGGGCCGGGGCATGA
- a CDS encoding response regulator transcription factor, protein MRLLIAEDDKLHRDFLEKVARNTLAELEALTLAEDGEKAIAAFDAGAYDSVVLDLQMPRATGVEVAKTIWAKKPDTKILFWSNYTEEAYIRGITKIVPSAAVYGYVLKSAPAEQLKLALQGVFIAEQCVIDREVRVVQQRAGDRLQGLSELEYEALVDLCLGLTDKAMAARRNVSLRGAQSRLQHLYQKLGLDKGDIPSGEWGPTYNSRTRAISLAFARGILNADALRKEEENLRVWIGRHQG, encoded by the coding sequence ATGCGTCTGTTGATTGCAGAGGACGACAAGCTGCACCGCGACTTCCTTGAGAAGGTCGCGCGCAACACGCTTGCGGAGCTGGAGGCGCTGACATTGGCGGAGGATGGCGAGAAGGCGATCGCCGCCTTTGACGCCGGCGCTTATGATTCCGTGGTGCTGGATCTGCAGATGCCGCGCGCCACCGGTGTTGAGGTGGCCAAGACGATCTGGGCCAAGAAGCCCGATACCAAGATCCTCTTCTGGTCGAACTACACCGAGGAGGCCTATATCCGGGGCATCACCAAGATCGTGCCCAGTGCGGCTGTCTATGGCTACGTGCTGAAATCCGCCCCGGCAGAACAGCTGAAGCTGGCGCTGCAGGGGGTGTTCATCGCCGAGCAATGCGTGATCGACCGCGAGGTCCGCGTGGTGCAGCAGCGCGCGGGCGACAGGCTTCAGGGCCTGAGCGAGCTTGAATATGAAGCTCTGGTGGATCTCTGCCTTGGCCTGACGGACAAGGCGATGGCGGCGCGGCGCAATGTGTCCTTACGGGGCGCGCAGAGCCGCTTGCAGCACCTCTACCAGAAGCTGGGGCTGGACAAGGGCGATATCCCCTCTGGCGAGTGGGGGCCGACCTATAATTCCCGCACGCGGGCGATCTCGCTTGCCTTTGCGCGGGGGATCCTGAACGCCGATGCCCTGCGCAAGGAAGAGGAAAACCTGCGCGTCTGGATCGGCCGCCATCAGGGCTGA
- a CDS encoding GAF domain-containing sensor histidine kinase, with product MPNAEEALECYLSIAQAIAGKTDYELVLEVFASRLRALIAHDHLDIVLLHPSGTQICYEARMHTSWSHTQNPAKPTAESPIRDVLLGHTPYILTGDAWTDDRLHFEGSDSKPLFDANLHSRIVVPLRVQGALIGSLAISSHRIDFYNAELVGLAQGAADLVAAYLFALERGKEAKEAAMAELEANGREAALRLGALRLTEGMERERQRLGMDLHDQTLADLARIRRRLSRIDGGSAAAQKEIDLLQEELDHCLDEVRGIVENMKPGVLQMFGFAEAVEAHLLRCQKHMRRSIEMTVQDASDGQMDVLQDTVRTAMYRIVQEAVNNALKHADCDCIDVLIAQHGDRMVVQIDDSGTGIAEADLLSNRGISNIKTRADLISATVRFERLPAPKGTRVEISVPMSAGDGLPV from the coding sequence ATGCCAAACGCTGAAGAGGCTCTGGAGTGCTACCTGTCGATCGCGCAGGCCATTGCTGGCAAAACGGACTACGAACTGGTGCTGGAAGTCTTTGCCAGCCGCCTGCGGGCGCTGATCGCCCATGACCATCTGGACATCGTGCTGCTGCATCCCTCGGGCACGCAGATCTGCTACGAGGCGCGGATGCATACCTCGTGGAGCCACACGCAGAACCCCGCCAAACCAACCGCCGAAAGCCCAATCCGCGACGTGCTGCTGGGCCACACGCCCTACATCCTGACGGGTGACGCCTGGACAGATGACCGGCTGCATTTCGAAGGCTCTGACAGCAAGCCGCTGTTTGACGCCAATCTACACAGCCGCATCGTCGTGCCCCTGCGTGTGCAGGGCGCGCTGATCGGATCGCTTGCGATTTCCAGCCATCGGATCGATTTCTATAACGCGGAACTGGTGGGGCTCGCGCAAGGCGCGGCAGATCTGGTGGCGGCCTATCTGTTCGCGCTGGAACGCGGCAAGGAGGCCAAGGAGGCCGCGATGGCGGAGCTTGAGGCCAATGGGCGGGAGGCGGCCCTGCGGCTGGGCGCGTTGCGACTGACCGAGGGCATGGAGCGCGAACGGCAACGCCTTGGCATGGATCTGCACGATCAAACGCTGGCCGATCTGGCCCGGATCCGGCGAAGGCTGTCGCGCATCGACGGCGGCTCGGCGGCGGCCCAGAAGGAGATAGACCTTCTGCAGGAAGAACTGGATCACTGCCTCGACGAGGTGCGTGGGATCGTCGAGAACATGAAGCCGGGCGTGTTGCAGATGTTTGGCTTCGCGGAGGCAGTCGAGGCGCATCTGCTGCGCTGTCAGAAGCACATGCGCCGCAGCATCGAAATGACGGTGCAGGACGCATCCGACGGCCAGATGGATGTGCTGCAGGATACGGTGCGCACGGCGATGTATCGCATCGTGCAGGAAGCGGTGAACAACGCGCTGAAACACGCCGATTGCGATTGCATCGATGTGCTGATTGCCCAGCATGGCGACAGGATGGTGGTGCAGATCGATGACAGCGGCACCGGGATCGCGGAAGCCGATCTTCTGTCCAATCGCGGCATCAGCAATATCAAGACGCGGGCCGATCTGATATCGGCGACCGTGCGCTTTGAGCGGCTGCCCGCACCGAAGGGCACGCGTGTAGAAATCAGCGTTCCGATGTCGGCGGGCGACGGGCTGCCGGTGTGA
- a CDS encoding Crp/Fnr family transcriptional regulator, which produces MTKISRGHPAVLQHPNVLSRKGWLAEQPEDFRARMLALAHWRNYPAGSDLYQVGDEVNAVFGLEQGLADVSIPISSDEMVNIHRAQPGFWIGDSALIAQTERGISFLAHTDCLCLVIPARRLSRHLDENPRDLVHFFKLNHANVMLSLQVLSETIALPPRARFARMLLRLRDEAGVVHATQAELGAMAGMSRAAFRRAFLGLSETNIVRTEYGAVRILDLDALQAEAERL; this is translated from the coding sequence GTGACCAAGATTTCGCGCGGCCATCCGGCCGTTTTGCAACATCCGAACGTGCTGTCCCGCAAGGGCTGGCTTGCCGAGCAACCCGAGGATTTCCGCGCGCGCATGCTGGCACTGGCCCATTGGCGCAACTATCCGGCCGGGTCGGATCTGTATCAGGTGGGAGATGAGGTCAACGCTGTCTTCGGGCTGGAGCAGGGGCTGGCCGATGTGTCGATTCCCATCTCCAGCGACGAGATGGTGAACATTCACCGGGCGCAGCCGGGCTTCTGGATCGGGGATTCCGCGCTGATCGCCCAGACGGAACGGGGCATTTCCTTTCTGGCCCATACGGATTGCCTGTGCCTCGTGATCCCGGCGCGCAGGCTGTCGCGCCATCTGGACGAGAACCCGCGCGATCTGGTGCATTTCTTCAAGCTCAACCACGCCAATGTCATGCTTTCGCTGCAGGTGCTTTCGGAAACCATCGCCCTGCCGCCGCGCGCCCGTTTCGCGCGGATGCTGCTGCGGCTGCGCGATGAAGCCGGGGTTGTTCACGCGACGCAGGCCGAGCTGGGCGCGATGGCGGGCATGAGCCGCGCCGCCTTCCGACGCGCCTTTCTGGGCCTGAGCGAAACCAATATCGTGCGCACCGAATACGGCGCGGTGCGCATCCTTGATCTGGACGCTTTGCAGGCGGAAGCCGAGCGCCTCTAG